A portion of the Armatimonadota bacterium genome contains these proteins:
- a CDS encoding DUF5678 domain-containing protein has protein sequence MRWFQANRRRLLRRYRDQYVAIDRGRVIGHDRDFDALARRVFARVGSRPVFMPKVTAEERVVAVPSPRLAEA, from the coding sequence ATGCGCTGGTTTCAGGCGAACCGCCGCCGCCTGCTGCGCCGCTACCGCGACCAGTACGTCGCCATCGACCGGGGCCGCGTCATCGGCCACGACCGCGACTTCGACGCCCTGGCGCGCCGGGTCTTCGCCCGGGTAGGCTCGCGCCCGGTCTTCATGCCGAAGGTGACGGCGGAGGAGAGGGTCGTCGCGGTCCCGTCGCCCCGACTGGCCGAGGCGTAA